A genomic segment from Agrobacterium vitis encodes:
- a CDS encoding helicase HerA-like C-terminal domain-containing protein yields MLEDGKLFLGASRKPDDAFNAPEYLDLKLANRHGLITGATGTGKTVTLQILAEGFASAGVPVFCADIKGDLSGIAAPGEAKDFLLKRAEEIGLSPYPFAEFPVTFWDLYGEKGHRVRTTIAEMGPLLLARLMEASEAQEGVLNIAFKIADKGGLALLDLKDLQALLTYMAENSSELSGQFGLVSKSSVGSLQRALLLLESQGADQFFGEPALSIQDIMRVAPDGRGTISVLAADRLMMNPRLYATFLLWLLSELFEELPEVGDLAQPKLVFFFDEAHLLFRDAPSVLVERVEQVVRLIRSKGVGVYFVTQNPLDVPETILAQLGNRVQHALRAYTPREQKAVKTAAETFRPNPAFSCEEVITALGTGEALVSTLQGKGVPSMVERTLIRPPSARIGPLTDSERATIIGASPMATLYDRTIDRHSAFEILAERAEKAAGRSGADDRTDDGAEDSSAASRWKLPGFGDEAPDQKTTTTRQAPDRTAPPGRQRQTVIEAAMKSAARSLASQVANQLGRALVRGILGSLKR; encoded by the coding sequence ATGCTTGAAGATGGAAAATTGTTTCTCGGCGCCAGCCGCAAGCCGGATGATGCGTTTAACGCACCGGAATATCTGGATCTGAAACTGGCCAACCGCCACGGGCTGATCACCGGCGCCACCGGCACCGGCAAGACCGTGACGCTGCAAATCCTGGCGGAAGGTTTCGCCAGTGCGGGTGTGCCGGTGTTCTGCGCCGATATCAAGGGTGATCTGTCGGGCATCGCCGCGCCGGGGGAGGCCAAGGATTTCCTGCTGAAGCGCGCTGAGGAGATCGGGCTTTCGCCCTATCCCTTCGCGGAATTTCCGGTCACCTTCTGGGATCTCTACGGCGAAAAGGGTCACAGGGTCCGCACCACCATCGCCGAAATGGGGCCGCTTCTGCTGGCCCGGCTGATGGAGGCCTCGGAAGCCCAGGAAGGCGTGCTGAACATTGCCTTCAAAATCGCCGATAAGGGCGGGTTGGCGCTGCTGGATCTCAAGGATTTGCAGGCGCTGCTGACCTATATGGCGGAAAATTCCAGTGAACTATCGGGCCAGTTCGGGCTGGTGTCCAAGTCCTCGGTCGGCTCGCTGCAACGGGCGTTGCTGCTGCTGGAAAGCCAGGGCGCCGACCAGTTCTTTGGTGAGCCGGCGCTGTCTATCCAGGATATCATGCGGGTCGCGCCGGATGGGCGAGGGACGATTTCGGTGCTGGCCGCCGACCGGCTGATGATGAACCCACGGCTTTACGCCACATTCCTGCTCTGGCTACTTTCGGAACTGTTCGAGGAACTGCCTGAGGTTGGCGATCTGGCTCAGCCCAAACTGGTGTTCTTCTTTGATGAGGCGCATCTGCTGTTTCGCGATGCGCCAAGCGTTCTTGTCGAGCGGGTGGAGCAGGTGGTGCGGTTGATCCGCTCCAAAGGCGTCGGCGTTTATTTCGTCACGCAAAATCCGCTGGATGTGCCGGAAACCATCCTGGCGCAATTGGGCAACCGGGTGCAGCATGCGTTGCGTGCCTATACGCCCCGCGAACAGAAGGCGGTAAAGACCGCCGCCGAAACCTTCCGGCCCAATCCGGCCTTTTCCTGCGAAGAGGTGATTACGGCACTTGGCACCGGTGAAGCGCTGGTCTCGACCCTTCAGGGCAAGGGCGTACCCTCAATGGTCGAGCGCACCCTGATCCGCCCGCCCTCCGCCCGCATCGGCCCGCTGACCGACAGCGAACGGGCGACAATCATCGGCGCCAGCCCCATGGCGACCCTCTATGATCGCACCATCGACCGGCACTCGGCCTTCGAAATCCTCGCGGAACGGGCCGAAAAAGCCGCAGGCCGCAGCGGGGCCGACGATAGGACCGATGACGGCGCCGAAGACAGCAGCGCCGCCAGCCGCTGGAAATTGCCGGGCTTTGGCGATGAAGCACCAGACCAAAAAACCACCACCACCCGCCAAGCGCCTGACCGCACCGCACCCCCCGGCCGCCAACGCCAAACGGTGATCGAGGCCGCGATGAAAAGCGCCGCCCGCTCACTCGCTAGCCAAGTCGCCAACCAGCTCGGCCGGGCGCTGGTGCGGGGCATTTTGGGGAGTTTGAAGCGGTAG
- a CDS encoding methyl-accepting chemotaxis protein, which yields MKMPVQSVSAKLLLAAGVVITISLGGFSIVGIFATKTQLSDNIVAVATQKAELASRQVTADITNVVSSANSVAASLSGLIENGAGSRADVIAALKNIPPQYPSMFGAWMTELPDVPADLKLQGAEGTNKQGLFTAYWTKDDSGKLGFSTWDIKTTEQWYAEPLATGKSLITQPYISTTGQLLTSISLPVRVNGKIVGLAGVDIKLDDLAATISALRPFEDGRIMLLADNGKWLVNTDKSLMMKDYADTGAAEVKAALADGKTRIIHGLRDGATRIVFPFTSPGMNKTWATVLDIPDKTFTGPIKEQIIAISSSCLIMLTIGLCLIYFVSTLIVRRPLANVVAGVRVMAGGDYDKPIAGTGRPDEFGTLATALDQFRRELANGLRVQQEQDSLRKSVEQDRERQSALEKAKAEDLLQFVQQVQAGFDALAAGDLTVRMQDNVAPEFDAIRQNFNTSVASLEEAIGAVVHAIGTIRSGLGEISAASNDLARRTEQQAASLEETIAALGDVSRAIDGTADGAGRAQSVVTATRDNAAKGGDIVSRAIEAMTAIQGSSEKIGNIIGVIDEIAFQTNLLALNAGVEAARAGESGKGFAVVAQEVRELAQRSANAAREIKALISTSSAQVETGVHLVSASGSSLQQIVDQVANMSSTITDIANSAREQATSLREVTNAGDVMDKVTQQNAAMVEETTAAAQSLAQETENLAHMVRRFRTNSGQPQRYAKAS from the coding sequence ATGAAAATGCCAGTGCAATCGGTTTCAGCAAAGCTTCTGCTGGCAGCAGGGGTCGTGATAACGATATCTCTGGGCGGCTTCTCGATTGTCGGCATATTTGCCACCAAAACGCAACTGAGCGACAATATTGTCGCCGTGGCGACGCAAAAGGCCGAGCTTGCCTCCAGGCAGGTAACGGCAGATATTACCAATGTGGTTTCCTCTGCGAACAGCGTCGCGGCAAGCCTGTCAGGATTGATTGAAAACGGCGCCGGCAGCCGCGCCGATGTCATCGCCGCGCTGAAAAACATTCCACCACAATATCCAAGCATGTTCGGCGCATGGATGACCGAATTGCCTGATGTCCCCGCGGATCTCAAACTGCAAGGCGCTGAGGGCACCAATAAACAAGGTCTGTTCACGGCCTATTGGACCAAGGATGACAGCGGCAAGCTGGGATTTTCCACCTGGGACATCAAAACCACCGAACAATGGTATGCCGAACCTCTGGCAACCGGCAAGAGCCTGATTACCCAGCCTTATATCTCAACCACCGGCCAGTTGCTGACATCGATATCCTTGCCGGTAAGAGTGAATGGCAAGATTGTCGGTCTGGCGGGCGTCGATATCAAGCTGGACGATCTCGCCGCGACAATCAGCGCTTTGCGGCCCTTCGAAGATGGCCGCATCATGCTGCTGGCCGATAACGGCAAATGGCTCGTTAATACCGACAAGTCCCTGATGATGAAAGACTATGCCGATACCGGGGCCGCCGAGGTCAAGGCGGCGCTTGCCGATGGCAAGACGCGCATCATCCATGGCCTGCGGGATGGCGCGACACGGATTGTCTTTCCCTTTACCAGCCCCGGTATGAACAAGACCTGGGCCACCGTTCTGGACATTCCGGACAAGACCTTCACAGGTCCGATCAAGGAACAGATCATCGCCATATCATCCAGTTGCCTGATCATGCTGACGATTGGTCTTTGCCTGATTTACTTTGTCTCGACGCTGATCGTGCGTCGTCCCTTGGCCAATGTGGTGGCAGGCGTGCGTGTGATGGCCGGTGGCGATTACGATAAACCGATTGCCGGAACAGGCCGTCCCGATGAATTTGGCACCTTGGCGACAGCGCTCGACCAGTTCCGCCGCGAACTCGCCAATGGCCTGCGCGTGCAGCAGGAACAGGATTCCTTGCGCAAAAGCGTGGAACAGGACCGGGAACGCCAGAGCGCGCTGGAAAAGGCCAAAGCCGAAGATTTGCTACAGTTTGTCCAGCAGGTCCAGGCTGGCTTCGATGCCCTGGCCGCAGGCGATCTGACCGTGCGCATGCAGGACAATGTCGCACCGGAATTCGACGCAATCCGCCAGAATTTCAACACATCGGTGGCAAGCCTTGAGGAGGCGATCGGCGCCGTTGTCCACGCAATCGGCACGATCCGGTCCGGTCTTGGCGAAATTTCCGCCGCCTCCAACGACCTGGCGCGGCGCACCGAACAGCAGGCCGCATCGCTGGAAGAAACCATTGCAGCACTCGGCGATGTGTCACGCGCCATCGACGGCACGGCCGACGGGGCTGGCCGGGCGCAGTCGGTCGTTACCGCCACCCGCGACAATGCCGCCAAGGGCGGAGATATCGTCTCCCGCGCCATCGAGGCGATGACCGCCATCCAGGGCTCATCCGAAAAGATCGGCAATATCATCGGCGTTATCGACGAGATCGCCTTCCAGACCAATCTTTTGGCCCTGAATGCCGGGGTTGAAGCGGCCCGCGCCGGGGAATCGGGCAAGGGTTTTGCCGTGGTGGCGCAGGAAGTGCGCGAACTCGCCCAGCGCTCCGCCAATGCAGCCCGCGAAATCAAAGCGCTGATCTCCACCTCCAGTGCCCAGGTTGAAACGGGTGTCCATCTCGTCAGTGCCTCGGGGTCCTCGCTGCAACAGATTGTCGATCAGGTCGCCAACATGAGCTCGACAATAACAGACATTGCCAATTCGGCCCGCGAACAGGCCACATCGCTGCGCGAAGTCACCAATGCGGGCGATGTCATGGACAAGGTCACCCAGCAGAACGCCGCCATGGTGGAAGAAACCACCGCCGCGGCCCAGAGCCTTGCCCAGGAAACCGAAAACCTCGCCCATATGGTCCGGCGTTTCCGGACCAATTCCGGCCAGCCCCAGCGCTACGCCAAGGCGTCGTGA
- the pyrE gene encoding orotate phosphoribosyltransferase yields the protein MIGNVPSPLAELARQIAATATLEGEFVLRSGQVSNRYFDKYRFEGNPVLLRELAKAMASLLPPTTEILAGLELGGIPLVTAISLETGLPAAFVRKEAKTYGTCRAIEGQDIRGRRITFIEDVITTGGAVADAHRLAVAEQADILAVVCAIWRGNGSPHITNAPDLPVFPVFTMADLEK from the coding sequence ATGATCGGAAATGTGCCCTCCCCGTTGGCGGAACTCGCCAGACAGATAGCAGCCACGGCGACCCTTGAGGGCGAATTCGTGTTGCGCTCCGGCCAGGTTTCCAACCGTTATTTCGATAAATATCGCTTTGAGGGAAACCCGGTTCTTTTGAGAGAGCTGGCCAAGGCCATGGCCTCCCTGCTTCCGCCGACGACCGAAATCCTTGCTGGCCTGGAACTCGGCGGTATTCCGCTTGTCACCGCGATTTCGTTGGAAACAGGACTTCCCGCCGCCTTCGTTCGTAAAGAGGCAAAAACCTATGGAACCTGCCGCGCCATCGAAGGACAGGACATCAGGGGCCGCCGCATCACCTTCATAGAAGACGTGATCACCACAGGCGGCGCCGTCGCCGACGCGCATCGATTGGCTGTGGCGGAGCAAGCAGACATTCTTGCCGTCGTTTGCGCAATCTGGCGCGGAAACGGCAGTCCTCATATCACAAACGCGCCTGACCTTCCGGTATTCCCGGTTTTCACCATGGCTGATCTGGAGAAGTGA
- a CDS encoding methyl-accepting chemotaxis protein, whose translation MSIQVGTVSGKLMLAAGAAMAALIASYTALSGWETSKRVNDQVVALASEKAASVANQVAVQITDVVSAGTSVAGSLSGLIENGSRNRTDVIALLKGVPTHYKTMFGAWMTEVPEAPQELKLQGTEGSNKVGIFAAYWTKDDSGNLEFSTWVTKTADQWYAEPLSTGKGLITQPYISTTGKLLTSVSTPVVVKGKIIGLAGVDVQLGDLSASISAMTPFDGGRVMLVADNGNWLVHPDKDTLMKPYGDTGAADVKAALADGRMRILQGLPDGATRLVFPFTAPGMNKTWAAVLDVPAKTFSEPVVAQVTSTAISGLILLVIALVMIYGVSILIVRRPLGDVVAAVRRMGSGDYQTDVTGKTRSDEFGMLASALDSFRLDLANGRSVQAEQEKLRASVESDRERQTALELAKAEDLRHFVQQVQAGFDALAAGDLTVRMNTHVAPEFEAIRQNFNTSVAALEDAMGSVVSTVSTIRSGLGEISAASNDLARRTEQQAASLEETIAALGDVSRGVNGTAEGAGRAQHAVTAARDNAAKGGDIVARAVEAMTAIQGSSEKIGNIIGVIDEIAFQTNLLALNAGVEAARAGEAGKGFAVVAQEVRELAQRSANAAKEIKALISTSSAQVETGVGLVTASGTSLKEIVEQVVEMSTTITDIANAAREQATSLREVTAAGDQMDKVTQQNAAMVEQTTAAAQSLTQETEQLAQMVQRFRTNAGGYGQQRYAMAS comes from the coding sequence ATGAGTATACAGGTAGGGACTGTTTCAGGAAAACTGATGCTGGCGGCAGGTGCCGCGATGGCGGCGCTCATCGCCTCCTATACGGCATTGAGCGGTTGGGAAACCAGCAAGCGCGTCAATGATCAGGTGGTGGCGCTCGCCTCCGAAAAGGCGGCCTCGGTCGCCAATCAGGTGGCCGTGCAGATCACCGATGTGGTGTCGGCCGGAACCAGTGTGGCTGGCAGCCTGTCCGGCCTGATCGAAAACGGCTCACGCAACCGCACCGATGTGATTGCGCTGTTGAAAGGCGTTCCGACCCATTACAAAACCATGTTCGGCGCCTGGATGACCGAAGTGCCGGAAGCCCCGCAGGAGCTGAAGCTGCAAGGCACCGAGGGCAGCAACAAGGTGGGGATTTTTGCGGCTTACTGGACCAAGGATGATAGCGGTAACCTGGAATTTTCCACCTGGGTCACCAAGACCGCCGACCAATGGTATGCCGAACCCTTGTCAACCGGCAAGGGGTTGATTACCCAACCGTATATCTCCACCACGGGCAAGCTGTTGACCTCGGTTTCAACCCCCGTCGTCGTCAAGGGCAAGATCATCGGTCTTGCCGGTGTGGATGTGCAGCTGGGCGATCTTTCCGCCTCGATCAGCGCCATGACCCCGTTTGACGGCGGCCGGGTGATGCTGGTGGCAGACAACGGCAACTGGCTGGTTCATCCCGACAAGGACACGCTGATGAAGCCCTATGGCGACACGGGTGCTGCCGATGTCAAGGCCGCCCTTGCCGATGGCAGGATGCGCATCCTTCAAGGCCTGCCTGATGGTGCGACGCGGCTGGTCTTTCCTTTCACAGCGCCGGGCATGAACAAGACCTGGGCCGCCGTTCTCGATGTACCGGCCAAAACCTTTTCCGAACCTGTTGTCGCACAGGTAACCTCCACCGCCATCAGCGGGCTGATCCTGCTGGTCATTGCCCTGGTGATGATCTACGGCGTTTCCATCCTCATCGTGCGCCGCCCGCTGGGCGACGTGGTGGCAGCCGTGCGCCGCATGGGCAGTGGCGATTACCAGACGGACGTGACCGGCAAGACCCGCAGCGACGAATTCGGCATGCTGGCTTCGGCACTCGACAGTTTCCGCCTTGATCTCGCCAATGGCCGGTCCGTGCAGGCGGAACAGGAAAAGCTCAGGGCCAGCGTCGAGAGCGACCGCGAGCGCCAGACCGCACTGGAACTGGCCAAGGCGGAAGATCTGCGCCATTTCGTCCAGCAGGTGCAGGCAGGCTTCGACGCGCTGGCCGCGGGCGACCTGACCGTGCGGATGAACACCCATGTCGCACCGGAATTCGAGGCGATCCGCCAGAATTTCAACACCTCGGTCGCAGCGCTTGAAGACGCGATGGGCTCGGTGGTTTCCACCGTCAGCACGATCCGTTCCGGCCTTGGCGAAATCTCCGCCGCCTCCAACGATCTGGCACGCCGCACCGAGCAGCAGGCCGCCTCGCTGGAAGAAACCATTGCCGCACTGGGCGATGTGTCGCGCGGCGTCAACGGCACCGCCGAAGGCGCAGGCCGCGCCCAACATGCCGTTACCGCCGCCCGTGACAATGCCGCCAAGGGTGGCGACATCGTCGCCCGGGCCGTGGAAGCGATGACTGCCATCCAGGGCTCATCGGAAAAGATCGGCAACATTATCGGCGTCATCGATGAGATCGCCTTCCAGACCAATCTTCTGGCCCTGAACGCCGGTGTGGAAGCTGCCCGCGCTGGTGAAGCCGGTAAGGGCTTTGCGGTGGTTGCCCAGGAAGTGCGCGAACTCGCCCAGCGTTCGGCCAATGCCGCCAAGGAGATCAAGGCACTGATTTCCACCTCCAGTGCGCAAGTCGAGACCGGCGTCGGCCTCGTCACCGCATCCGGCACTTCGCTGAAGGAAATCGTCGAGCAGGTGGTCGAGATGAGCACCACCATCACCGACATCGCCAACGCCGCCCGCGAACAGGCGACCTCGCTGCGCGAAGTCACCGCCGCTGGCGACCAGATGGACAAGGTCACCCAGCAGAACGCCGCCATGGTGGAACAAACCACCGCAGCGGCCCAGAGCCTGACCCAGGAAACCGAACAGCTCGCCCAGATGGTCCAGCGCTTCCGCACCAATGCCGGAGGCTATGGACAGCAGCGATATGCGATGGCGTCGTAA
- a CDS encoding HigA family addiction module antitoxin: protein MNNEIQHPGIYVREQVIPAGMSVTKAAAQLEIGRPALSNFLNGNADLSPEMAARLEAAFGASARDLLDRQSAWSAARAKRSTETSAIKSYVPPFLQIKAARIEAWASSGIAARHRLSVFLRTLVNSTASNLSKVDFPGNDDSEQPGWDGEIISEQATPWIPAGHSGWEFGVNQNIKTKADHDYGKSVGGTVDAVRKNMTFVFVTPRDWSGKAAWIKEQKAKKHWKDVRAYDASDLEQWLEQSLPGQTWFANETGQDSDGALSLDEAWKVWSADCKPELTPALFTDAVRSAEATVRRGLTETPYRPLVVTADSKDEALGFLSSVFALDSKEFSVYRDRVIVFRKPGALSKLASQVSNFIPVIASREVEKEFAPFSASMPSFVIYTRNALAEQPDIELETLNWQSFEAALQTMGLDRDRIDQLNRESGRSPTVLRRRLSQLPAINRPDWASDAVLAASLIPFFFGGTWKADNKTDQAMLELLAGDVPFAELERRLLALLPLDGSPVWSVGSLRGVVSKIDLLFAIRDAITAVDLERFFAVAEVVLSEDDPRLELAEKDRWAANIYGKQREISGALRNGLGETLVLLSVYGHSLFKTRIDFDAAVRASVLVRTLLMPMTPHLLESQIDNVGVYAEAAPETFLSIIEADLKTDDSAAMAMIRPNSDAMFGSTPRTSLLWALEGLGWSQQLFMRTVLVLGKLAERPLHDNLINKPSNSLAAMFRAWMPQTSAPLAARKAAFKKLAVEYPMVAWPICLDQFAPHSRFGGYSHKPRWRPDGHGLGDPISGSEANDFALFAFDMAINWPSLTCGMICDLVDNLSGVAEELQFKVWDLIDAWTATATDEDKAAVRERIRVTTMTRRAILQKGGRKAIKTDSRARAAYDRLEPKDPVQRNAWLFSKSWVDESADEIQDEAFDYHARDERITRLRENAAQEVFQTGGVAAVMKLAETGDAGYNLGWAFAATMSDEAALIEAVLKFIGGGDLDGARRAVVMGILAQGSGRNILDKAAHRVSDEKVVPLLTSAPFDRATWAVLDSFDDDIRTAYWREVPPNWNRDEDDLLVGVMNLLKANRPRAAFRFAHFSMNELPPLVLFDLLAAIARGSDEPANTYQLDRHDLRKAFRRLSGSADVKTDAMAGLEFAFIDIFDDGEGNPENLEKEIARNPELFVQAVGFSFKRSDGNEDPAELRSDHSEQKSTRAHAAYKLLDVIALIPGSKDDRTIDSADLVRWIENARTGCAAIAREHVGDQMLGKLLSHAPVDEDGVWPCIPVRDALEKVMTEHIGRGLQMALFNSRGATWRGHGGDQERELATKYALWADAMEYTHPRVAAVHRDMERRYLYHAEREDTDAKANRRLMR from the coding sequence GTGAACAATGAAATTCAACACCCCGGCATTTACGTGCGCGAGCAAGTCATCCCCGCTGGGATGAGCGTTACGAAGGCAGCGGCGCAGCTCGAAATCGGTCGCCCCGCACTTTCCAATTTCTTGAACGGCAACGCCGATCTGTCCCCCGAAATGGCGGCTAGGCTTGAGGCTGCGTTCGGCGCATCCGCTCGTGACCTTCTCGACCGTCAGAGCGCATGGAGCGCTGCTCGCGCGAAGCGCTCAACTGAGACGTCAGCCATCAAATCCTACGTGCCGCCATTTCTACAAATCAAGGCGGCTCGCATTGAGGCATGGGCTTCGTCGGGCATCGCCGCGCGGCATCGACTCTCGGTGTTTTTGCGAACCCTCGTCAACTCAACCGCCTCCAACCTCTCAAAGGTTGATTTCCCCGGCAACGATGACAGCGAGCAACCGGGCTGGGACGGTGAGATCATTTCGGAACAGGCAACGCCGTGGATTCCAGCGGGCCACTCTGGTTGGGAGTTCGGGGTTAACCAAAACATCAAGACGAAGGCGGATCACGACTACGGAAAAAGCGTTGGCGGAACGGTGGACGCTGTCCGTAAAAACATGACGTTCGTGTTTGTCACGCCTCGCGATTGGTCCGGCAAGGCCGCGTGGATCAAGGAGCAGAAGGCGAAGAAACACTGGAAGGACGTGCGCGCTTACGATGCCAGCGACCTTGAGCAATGGCTGGAACAGTCGCTCCCCGGCCAGACTTGGTTCGCCAACGAAACTGGGCAGGACTCAGATGGTGCGCTCTCGCTCGACGAGGCGTGGAAGGTCTGGAGCGCGGATTGTAAACCTGAGCTGACGCCTGCCCTGTTCACCGATGCTGTGCGGTCAGCGGAAGCCACCGTGCGTCGTGGTCTGACCGAAACGCCCTATCGCCCTCTTGTTGTCACCGCCGATTCCAAGGATGAAGCACTCGGTTTCCTCAGCTCCGTTTTTGCGCTCGATAGCAAAGAATTCAGCGTTTACCGTGACCGCGTGATTGTCTTTCGCAAGCCTGGTGCGTTGAGTAAGCTGGCGTCGCAGGTTTCAAACTTCATCCCGGTGATCGCATCGCGCGAGGTCGAAAAGGAATTTGCACCGTTCAGCGCATCAATGCCATCCTTCGTTATCTACACGCGTAACGCGCTGGCCGAACAGCCCGACATCGAACTTGAAACCCTGAACTGGCAGTCGTTCGAAGCGGCCTTGCAGACAATGGGTCTGGACCGCGACCGCATTGATCAACTCAACCGTGAATCCGGCCGGTCGCCGACCGTCTTGCGACGCCGCCTTTCCCAGCTGCCAGCAATTAACCGCCCCGATTGGGCATCGGATGCTGTCTTGGCAGCTAGCCTGATTCCTTTCTTTTTCGGGGGGACTTGGAAGGCCGACAACAAGACCGATCAGGCGATGCTGGAATTGCTGGCCGGAGACGTGCCGTTCGCCGAGCTAGAACGCCGCCTGTTGGCGTTGCTGCCGCTCGACGGTTCGCCGGTCTGGTCGGTTGGTTCGCTGCGCGGCGTCGTTTCGAAAATCGACCTGTTATTCGCAATCCGCGACGCCATCACGGCTGTCGATCTGGAACGGTTCTTCGCTGTCGCAGAGGTCGTTCTGAGCGAGGATGATCCAAGGCTTGAGTTGGCTGAGAAGGACCGTTGGGCTGCGAACATCTACGGCAAGCAGCGCGAAATTTCGGGAGCACTGCGCAACGGCCTCGGCGAGACGCTGGTGCTGCTATCTGTCTACGGTCACAGCCTGTTCAAAACACGTATCGACTTCGACGCGGCGGTGCGCGCGTCCGTCCTCGTGCGGACGCTGCTGATGCCAATGACTCCGCATCTTCTGGAATCGCAGATCGACAATGTGGGGGTGTACGCCGAGGCCGCCCCTGAGACCTTCCTGTCGATCATTGAAGCCGATTTGAAGACAGACGACTCCGCCGCCATGGCGATGATCCGACCCAATAGTGACGCGATGTTCGGGAGCACCCCCCGCACCAGCTTGCTGTGGGCGCTAGAAGGGCTGGGTTGGTCTCAGCAACTGTTCATGCGGACGGTGTTGGTGCTTGGCAAGCTTGCCGAACGGCCACTTCACGACAATCTAATTAACAAGCCCTCCAATAGCCTCGCGGCGATGTTCAGGGCCTGGATGCCGCAGACGAGCGCGCCATTGGCGGCACGAAAGGCTGCGTTTAAGAAGCTGGCTGTAGAGTATCCCATGGTGGCGTGGCCGATCTGTCTCGACCAGTTTGCGCCGCATTCGAGGTTCGGCGGTTATAGCCATAAGCCGCGCTGGCGCCCGGACGGTCATGGCCTTGGCGATCCCATTTCGGGAAGCGAAGCGAATGATTTCGCGTTGTTCGCCTTTGACATGGCGATCAACTGGCCTTCGCTGACGTGCGGCATGATATGTGACTTGGTAGATAATCTGAGTGGTGTCGCGGAGGAACTCCAATTTAAAGTCTGGGACTTGATCGATGCGTGGACGGCGACGGCCACTGATGAGGACAAGGCTGCGGTGCGCGAGCGCATCCGCGTGACCACCATGACTAGGCGGGCAATCCTGCAAAAAGGCGGGCGCAAGGCGATTAAGACAGATTCGCGCGCGAGGGCAGCGTACGACCGGCTCGAACCGAAAGACCCTGTGCAGCGGAATGCGTGGCTGTTTAGCAAGTCTTGGGTCGATGAGTCGGCTGACGAGATCCAGGATGAGGCTTTCGATTATCACGCCCGCGACGAGCGCATTACTCGCCTGCGCGAAAACGCTGCACAGGAAGTATTTCAGACAGGCGGCGTCGCTGCCGTGATGAAGTTGGCCGAGACTGGTGATGCCGGTTATAATCTGGGCTGGGCGTTCGCGGCTACCATGAGCGATGAAGCTGCGTTGATCGAAGCCGTGCTGAAATTCATCGGGGGCGGCGATCTCGACGGTGCCCGGCGGGCGGTGGTCATGGGGATTCTGGCCCAAGGATCTGGACGTAATATTCTCGATAAGGCGGCGCATCGGGTATCGGACGAAAAGGTGGTGCCGTTGCTGACAAGCGCTCCGTTCGACCGGGCGACATGGGCGGTTTTAGACTCGTTTGATGACGATATTCGCACAGCTTATTGGCGCGAGGTCCCTCCCAACTGGAATCGCGACGAGGACGACCTGTTGGTCGGCGTAATGAATTTGTTGAAAGCCAATCGCCCGCGCGCGGCCTTCCGGTTCGCACACTTCTCGATGAATGAACTGCCGCCGCTGGTGCTATTTGATCTACTCGCTGCCATTGCCCGCGGATCGGACGAACCGGCAAATACCTATCAGCTCGACCGGCATGATCTGCGCAAGGCATTCCGTCGACTGAGTGGGAGCGCTGACGTGAAAACCGACGCGATGGCAGGCCTAGAATTCGCGTTCATCGACATTTTCGACGACGGGGAAGGTAACCCGGAAAACCTCGAAAAGGAAATCGCGCGCAACCCCGAACTGTTCGTTCAGGCGGTCGGCTTCTCGTTCAAGCGAAGCGACGGTAACGAAGACCCAGCCGAGCTGCGGTCGGATCACAGCGAGCAAAAATCCACCCGCGCACACGCCGCCTACAAGCTGCTCGATGTCATTGCTCTCATTCCCGGAAGTAAGGATGACAGGACGATCGACAGCGCTGATCTGGTGCGTTGGATCGAGAATGCCCGCACCGGTTGCGCCGCAATCGCGCGTGAACACGTGGGCGACCAGATGCTCGGTAAGCTTTTATCACATGCGCCGGTAGACGAGGACGGCGTCTGGCCATGTATCCCCGTCCGCGATGCTCTTGAGAAGGTAATGACGGAGCATATCGGTCGCGGCCTTCAAATGGCGCTCTTTAATTCGCGTGGCGCGACCTGGCGCGGCCATGGCGGCGATCAAGAACGTGAGCTTGCGACGAAATACGCGCTGTGGGCGGACGCGATGGAATACACCCACCCGCGTGTGGCGGCGGTGCATCGCGATATGGAGCGCAGGTATCTCTACCATGCGGAACGTGAGGACACTGACGCCAAGGCCAACCGGCGACTGATGCGCTGA